A stretch of Leucobacter aridicollis DNA encodes these proteins:
- a CDS encoding amidase, with amino-acid sequence MDPLAPSPGPFDSAVALRDALQRGEVSAVETAEFYLERIDKRADLGAFISVTADEALVEARAADVRLSAHRAAGLGAAGTNAAGDTLPPLLGMPIAHKDIVDVGGTKTSFGTAAMPPQLAAADHPVVAGLRAAGTISLGKTQVPEFGLNCYSENLIAPPARNPHDPERTPGGSSGGSAAAVAAGLLPVAPGTDGGGSIRIPALACGLVGLKPGLGAVPGDVTKGYEDVFGAPILTVSGPLARTPLDAAILMDAMAAEPARGSHELAVLRASEVSGLTVAASTSSPFASALEIEVSGDALRAFEDAAARLEAVGHSVDRAGFAYDPEYFDFFTESWIASLSLIELSPDQVELLAPITREMRERALSRSLPQHKESAARLRGFGREARDLWGQTDIVLTPGLAMAPPRIGEFSSLPGSEDYARQCQLTPFTSMVNVAGLPAIAVPITVDGAGLPVGVQLIGRQGSEAQLLALAEQLIAF; translated from the coding sequence ATGGACCCCCTCGCGCCGTCGCCCGGACCCTTCGATTCCGCCGTCGCCCTCCGCGACGCCCTCCAACGGGGCGAGGTGAGTGCGGTCGAGACTGCCGAGTTCTACCTCGAGCGGATCGACAAGCGCGCGGACCTGGGCGCATTCATCTCGGTGACGGCCGATGAGGCACTCGTCGAGGCACGCGCGGCCGACGTCAGGTTGAGCGCCCATCGAGCGGCCGGCCTCGGCGCCGCGGGCACCAACGCGGCCGGTGACACGCTTCCGCCGCTCCTCGGGATGCCGATCGCGCACAAGGACATCGTCGATGTCGGCGGCACGAAGACCTCGTTCGGCACTGCCGCAATGCCACCCCAGCTCGCCGCCGCAGACCATCCTGTGGTCGCCGGGCTCCGCGCGGCGGGCACGATCTCGCTCGGCAAGACCCAGGTGCCCGAGTTCGGGCTGAACTGCTACTCCGAGAACCTCATCGCGCCGCCGGCACGCAATCCACACGACCCCGAGCGCACGCCGGGCGGCTCCAGCGGCGGCAGCGCTGCCGCGGTCGCCGCTGGGCTGCTGCCCGTCGCGCCAGGAACCGACGGCGGTGGATCGATCCGGATCCCGGCGCTCGCCTGCGGTCTCGTCGGACTGAAGCCCGGCCTCGGCGCTGTGCCGGGAGACGTCACGAAGGGGTACGAGGACGTCTTCGGCGCCCCGATCCTGACGGTTTCGGGCCCGCTCGCGCGCACCCCGCTCGACGCTGCGATCCTCATGGACGCGATGGCCGCCGAGCCGGCCCGCGGTAGCCACGAACTGGCGGTACTGCGCGCGTCCGAGGTCAGCGGGCTCACGGTCGCGGCGAGCACGTCCTCCCCCTTCGCATCCGCGCTTGAGATCGAAGTCTCGGGCGACGCGCTTCGTGCGTTCGAGGACGCCGCCGCCAGACTCGAGGCCGTCGGGCACTCGGTCGACCGGGCCGGCTTCGCCTACGATCCGGAGTACTTCGATTTCTTTACGGAGAGCTGGATCGCGAGCCTGTCGCTCATCGAACTCTCGCCCGACCAGGTGGAGCTGCTCGCACCCATTACGCGCGAGATGCGTGAGCGCGCGCTGTCCCGCTCGCTGCCGCAGCACAAGGAGAGCGCCGCCCGCCTTCGCGGTTTTGGGCGCGAAGCACGCGACCTCTGGGGCCAGACCGACATCGTGCTCACCCCCGGGCTCGCGATGGCGCCGCCCCGCATCGGCGAGTTCTCCTCCCTCCCGGGCTCCGAGGACTACGCGCGGCAGTGCCAGCTCACGCCGTTCACCTCGATGGTGAACGTGGCGGGACTGCCGGCAATCGCGGTTCCGATCACCGTCGACGGTGCCGGCCTTCCGGTCGGTGTGCAGCTCATCGGGAGGCAGGGCAGCGAGGCGCAGCTTCTCGCCCTCGCCGAGCAACTCATCGCGTTCTAA
- a CDS encoding FadR/GntR family transcriptional regulator, which yields MIALSDPVFPAVGDARRTSVADIVQHVVQSTVSLGMKPGDKLPPERRLVELLGVGRSPLREALKCLDIIGFIDIRPGDGTYLSTAPNSILPQVVSWGVLLGTREADELIEARYYTEVALASLAAERRSEADLAELEALLVSMEGAESPEAFASADNAFHLAIARAAANSALSAILLNIKSLLAVWVVRVVERAQGNEALIAQHRAVFEAIRAGDAQAAGTTMGAHIHEVTEMLRATLDDAAA from the coding sequence GTGATTGCTCTGTCTGATCCGGTCTTTCCCGCGGTAGGTGATGCTCGCCGGACCTCGGTCGCCGACATCGTTCAGCACGTCGTGCAGAGCACTGTGAGCCTGGGCATGAAGCCCGGCGACAAGCTGCCGCCCGAACGCCGGCTCGTCGAGCTTCTCGGGGTTGGGCGGTCGCCGCTGCGCGAGGCGCTCAAGTGCCTCGACATCATCGGCTTTATCGACATTCGGCCAGGAGACGGCACCTACCTGTCGACCGCGCCAAACAGCATCCTGCCGCAGGTCGTGTCGTGGGGCGTGCTGCTCGGCACCCGCGAGGCCGACGAACTCATCGAGGCGCGGTACTACACCGAGGTTGCGCTCGCGAGCCTTGCCGCCGAACGCCGGAGCGAGGCCGACCTGGCTGAGCTCGAAGCGCTGCTGGTCAGCATGGAGGGAGCCGAGAGTCCGGAGGCGTTTGCAAGCGCCGACAACGCGTTTCACCTCGCCATCGCGCGGGCGGCGGCGAATTCTGCGCTCTCCGCGATCCTGCTGAACATTAAGTCGCTGCTTGCCGTGTGGGTGGTTCGAGTTGTCGAACGCGCTCAGGGAAACGAGGCGCTCATTGCGCAGCACCGGGCCGTGTTCGAGGCGATCCGTGCGGGTGACGCGCAGGCGGCGGGCACGACGATGGGCGCCCACATCCACGAGGTCACTGAGATGCTGCGGGCGACGCTCGACGACGCGGCCGCCTAA
- a CDS encoding HpcH/HpaI aldolase family protein produces the protein MNEKLRQKLAAGETAFGLWVTSEASAVTEVAGMLGIDWICIDMEHGYLNFKDIQGHLQAARGTDMTVLVRPPSQDLEPIKRALDVGAHGIVLPLVDSADEVKAAYDHFYYPPIGRRGIGGERSVKWGLDLENYVKSANDELLFIPMIETQKSYDNLDEILGVDGIEAIFLGPGDMSASRGAVGEWEGPGVTEMNLDILRRAKEKGIGSGIVARHTDEAIQRRDQGFGMVSLGSDIGLMIRQIKQMAGELGKDTVGHRWF, from the coding sequence TTGAACGAGAAGCTCCGCCAAAAGCTCGCAGCAGGAGAGACCGCATTTGGTCTCTGGGTGACCTCTGAGGCATCCGCGGTGACCGAGGTCGCCGGGATGCTCGGGATCGACTGGATCTGCATCGACATGGAGCACGGATACCTGAACTTCAAGGACATCCAGGGCCATCTGCAGGCTGCGCGCGGCACTGACATGACCGTGCTCGTTCGCCCGCCGTCGCAGGATCTTGAGCCGATCAAGCGGGCGCTCGACGTCGGTGCACACGGCATCGTGCTGCCCCTGGTCGACAGCGCAGACGAGGTGAAGGCCGCCTACGACCACTTCTACTACCCGCCGATCGGCCGTCGCGGCATCGGCGGCGAACGGTCCGTGAAGTGGGGCCTCGACCTCGAGAACTATGTGAAGTCTGCGAACGACGAACTGCTGTTCATTCCGATGATCGAGACGCAGAAGTCGTACGACAACCTCGACGAGATCCTCGGCGTCGACGGCATCGAAGCAATCTTCCTCGGACCCGGCGACATGTCGGCCAGCCGCGGCGCCGTGGGGGAGTGGGAGGGCCCCGGCGTCACCGAGATGAACCTCGACATTCTCCGCCGGGCGAAAGAGAAGGGCATCGGCTCGGGGATCGTCGCCCGCCATACCGACGAGGCGATCCAGCGACGCGACCAGGGCTTCGGCATGGTCTCGCTCGGCTCGGACATCGGCCTCATGATCCGGCAGATCAAGCAGATGGCGGGCGAACTCGGCAAGGACACCGTCGGGCACCGCTGGTTCTAG
- a CDS encoding 2-keto-3-deoxygluconate permease: MTETTTVGPLKRLGRLVGSVPGALMIYPLFLGAIINTFFPELLDIGSFTTALFRDGVGALLGLFFFCMGAQLDFRQGAVTLEKGVVVLTAKVGVGIAIGLGVAFLVPGGVLWGLTPLALIAAITNSNSTLYVALTKQFGNLSDRGAVSVLSINDGPFITLIALGAAGLASFPAEMLVGILLPLVIGFIVGNVSPTARNFLKPGELLLIPFLGFIVGRGIDFAALPQSGLQGVLLGLFSLTIVAAASMGLLYLVHVLRGRPKRARNVIAGAAESTTAGNAIATPAAVALVDPSYESIQAIATSQIAAAVITTAILVPFLVAWVSRWQLKRGTSPQAEDDWNFPDHAEDTTTSDANAATEERKVLS; this comes from the coding sequence TTGACCGAAACCACAACCGTCGGGCCGCTGAAGCGGCTCGGGAGGCTCGTCGGCAGCGTGCCAGGCGCGCTGATGATCTACCCGCTGTTTCTCGGCGCCATTATCAACACGTTCTTCCCGGAACTCCTCGACATCGGCAGCTTCACGACGGCGCTCTTCCGCGACGGCGTCGGAGCGCTGCTCGGGCTGTTCTTCTTCTGCATGGGCGCGCAGCTCGACTTCCGGCAGGGCGCGGTGACGCTTGAAAAGGGCGTCGTCGTGCTCACTGCCAAGGTCGGCGTCGGCATCGCGATCGGCCTCGGCGTCGCGTTCCTCGTCCCCGGCGGCGTCCTCTGGGGGCTCACCCCACTCGCGCTCATCGCGGCGATCACGAACTCGAACTCGACCCTGTACGTCGCGCTCACCAAGCAGTTCGGTAACCTCAGCGACCGGGGCGCCGTCTCGGTGCTGTCGATCAACGACGGCCCGTTCATCACGCTCATCGCGCTCGGCGCCGCTGGCCTCGCATCGTTCCCGGCGGAGATGCTCGTCGGGATCCTGCTCCCGCTCGTCATCGGCTTCATCGTCGGCAACGTGAGCCCCACCGCCCGCAACTTCCTGAAGCCTGGCGAGCTGCTGCTCATTCCGTTCCTCGGCTTCATCGTCGGGCGCGGCATCGACTTCGCGGCACTGCCGCAGTCGGGCCTCCAGGGCGTCCTCCTCGGGCTGTTCTCCCTCACCATCGTCGCCGCCGCAAGCATGGGGCTGCTGTACCTCGTGCACGTGCTGCGCGGCCGCCCGAAGCGCGCGCGCAACGTCATCGCGGGCGCTGCCGAGTCCACGACGGCCGGCAACGCGATCGCCACGCCAGCGGCCGTCGCGCTCGTCGACCCAAGCTACGAGTCGATCCAGGCGATCGCGACGTCGCAGATCGCGGCCGCGGTGATCACCACAGCGATCCTCGTCCCCTTCCTCGTCGCCTGGGTCTCCAGGTGGCAGCTGAAACGCGGCACCTCGCCGCAGGCCGAGGACGACTGGAACTTCCCTGACCACGCGGAAGACACCACCACATCGGACGCGAACGCTGCGACCGAAGAACGAAAGGTACTGAGTTGA